GCCGAGCTCGACGACGTCCTCGGCCAGGCGCTGCAGCAGCCGGAAGCCCAGCTCGGGGCGGGACTGCTCGCGGCCGCGGAACATGATCGTCACCTTGACCTTGTCCCCGGCACTGAGGAAGCGCTCGACGTGGCCCTTCTTGGTGCCGTAGTCGTGGCTGTCGATCTTCGGCCGGAGCTTGATCTCCTTGATGACCGTGTTGACCTGGTTCTTGCGCGCTTCACGCGCCTTCATGGCGGCTTCGTACTTGTACTTGCCGAAGTCCATGAGCTTGGCGACGGGCGGCTTGGCCATCGGAGCGACCTCGACGAGGTCGAGGTCCGCCTCGGCAGCGAGCCGGAGGGCGTCCTCCACGCGGACGATGCCGACCTGCTCCCCGTTGGGGCCGACCAACCGCACCTCTGGGACGCGGATTCGGTCATTGATGCGAGGCTCGCTGATGTGCTGCTCCTTAACTCGGTGTGTCACTCCCGCCACCGACGAAGAAAGGCTCCTCGCCGATTGCGAGGAGCCTCACCAGAGCACGACGCCCACGAGCTGTCGACGGGGACCGCCGGCGGCTCGTACCGCACCGAGACCTGAGACCCGGCAACCATGTGGTCGTCGCGGGTGGGAAGCGAGGCTCCTCTTGCGTCACCGTCACGAGGACGATGACCGGTCACCGCCAACGATAGCAGCGACCTCGCCGGAGCAGGAAATCAGGTGATGGTGAAGCTCAGCCCGTCGACCCGGGCACGCAGCTCGCCATCGGTGGCCAGCTCCTCGGCGATCGACGTGACGAGCTGCTCGATCCCCTCCTGGGTGAGGCCCGGGACGAGCGACAGCTCGACCTGCAGCACGCCCTGGCCGTCCGGGGCCCCCGCGGACAGGGCGTGTCCGCTGACCTCCGCGCGGGTGCTGCACACCCGAGCGACGGCGTCCTCGACGAAGGGGTCCTCGTGGGCCGGCAACCACTCCCGCTGCTGGGCCAGCGCCCAGACCATCGAGGCACGCACCTCGAAGGCCTGCTCGCTCGCGCAGTCGAGCACGATGAGGTCGGCGCGCTCGCTCACCGCGGCCTGCGCCGCCCTGGGGGCCTCGACGGCCACGGGCCGCATCGAGGTGCTGAAGGCCGCGAGGGCCTCCATCGAGGTGAAGACGGGCAGCGCCCTGCGGCCGTCAGGGTGGTCCAGCAGGGCGACGGCCATGTCCGCCTCCTTGTCGGAGACGTGGCCGTCCGCGCCCTCGCCAAGCTCGCCGGCGACGGCGGTGACGGGGACGAGGAGGCGGGCCGTCGCCAACGCGCGCATCACGTCGTCCTCGCCCCCCGTGGTCAGGGCCCGCATCAGCCGGGGGTCGGCGGTACCGGTGTCGCCCGCGAAGCCGCCCGTGGGGAGCTCGCGGCCCTGCCACGGGACTCCGGCCGAGTCGCCGGGCGTCGTCATGGCCGGCCTGCCGCGTCGAGGGCCTCGGTGAGGGTCACCGTGCCCTTGTAGAGCGCCGAGCCGATGATGGCGCCCTCGACCCCGACGGGGACCAGCTCGCGCAGGGCCACGACGTCCTCCCGGGTGGTCACGCCACCGGAGGCGACGACCTTCGCCGACGTGGCCTCGCAGACGCTGCGCAGCAGCTCGAGGTTGGGCCCGGCGAGCATCCCGTCCTTCGCCACATCCGTGACGACGTAGCGGGAGCACCCCTCGGAGTCGAGGCGGGCGAGCGTCTCCCACAGGTCGCCGCCGTCGCGGGTCCAGCCCCGCGCGGCAAGAGTCGTGCCCCGCACGTCCAGACCGACGGCGATCCGGTCGCCGTGCTCGGCGATGGCCCGGGCCGTCCACTCGGGGTTCTCCAGCGCGGCGGTGCCGAGGTTGACCCGGGCGCACCCGGAGTCGAGCGCCGCCGTCAGCGAGTCCTGGTCACGGATGCCGCCGCTCAGCTCGACCTTCAGGTCCAGCCCACCCACGATCCCCGAGAGCAGGTCACGGTTGCTCCCTTCGCCGAAGGCCGCGTCGAGGTCGACGAGGTGGATCCACTCGGCCCCCTGCTCCTGCCAGGCCTGCGCGGCCTGCAGGGGGTCGCCGAAGTCCCAGCCGGAGCCGGAGATGCCCTGCTGCAGCTGCACGGCCCGCCCCCCACGCACGTCGACGGCAGGAAGCAGCTCCAGCCGCGGGGTCTCGGTCGTGGTCACAGTGACATCACCCAGTTCTTCAGAAGGTGCAGTCCCGCGTCCCCGGACTTCTCCGGGTGGAACTGCGTTGCGGACAACGGGCCGTTCTCGACGGCCGCGACGAAGGGGGACCCGTGCTCGCTCCACGTGACGCGGGGGGCGGCTGCGGCCAGCCCTCCGGGCGCGACGCGCAGGACCCAGTCGACCACCGCGTAGGAGTGGACGAAGTAGAAGCGCTCCTCCTCGATCCCCGAGAAGAGCACACTGCCCTCGGCCGCGGTGATCGTGGACCAGCCCATGTGGGGGACGACGGGGGCGCGGAGCCGGCTGACCGTGCCGGGCCACTGCGCCAGGCCGGGCCGGGGTGGCGCGCTCCCGCTCGGCTCGTCCGACCCGTCGAACATCACCTGCATCCCGACGCACACGCCGAGGACCGGTCGCCCGCCCGCGAGTCGGGCGTCGACGAGGGCCGCGCCGTCCACGGCCTCGAGCCCGGCCATGCAGGCATGGAAGTTGCCGACCCCGGGGACGAGGAGACCGTCCGCCGAGACGACGCGCTCGCGGTCGGCCGTCAGCTCGACGTCCGCCCCGACGTGGCCGAGGGCACGCACGACGGAGTGCACGTTGCCGGAGCCGTAGTCGAGCACGGCGACGCGAGGCATGGTCATTGGTGCACATCCTTGACGACGGATTCGAAGCCGGTCACCGATCGGGCGTGGGGCGCGATCACCGGACCGAGGTGGGTGTCGGTGCCGTCGAGGACGCGACCACCGGGCAGCCCCAGGACCGCGGTCACCTCGACGAGCCACTCATCGTGCGACAGATCGCCCCGCCGCCACAAGTCGCGGACCTCGCGCACGGGTACCCGACGGGCGGGGGCGCCGCTGGCCAGGGCGCGGTGCAGGTCGTCGGGCGAGAGCGGCGGCAGGTCCGGACCCCCGACGACCCTGCCGTCGGCATCGCGCAGGGCCCATCGCGTCTGTGCGCGACCGGCGGCGCGTGCGGTCACCACGGCGACGTCGTCGAAGCGGAAGAGGCCGATGGCCGGGCTCAGCCGGGGTCCGACGTGCCGGGAGGCCAACACGGTCAGGGCATCGTCGTACGGCGCCGCAGCGGCGGAGGCCGCCCTCGCCGGGACGACGACCGACCACGACGCGTGCTCGAGGACGTGGCACGGGACGACCCCGCGGCGCACCCAGTCGGCGGCGCTGGCCGCGGTCGCGGAGAGGCAGACCACTCCCCTGCCGGCGGTGCTCATGACGGGCCGATCCTAGAGCGCGCCCTTGGCGCTCGGGATGCCGCTGACGCGCGGGTCGTGGGCCACCGCCGTCCGCAGTGCCCGGGCGAGGGCCTTGAACTGCGCCTCGACGATGTGGTGCGGGTCGCGCCCGTCGAGGACACGCACGTGCAGGGCGATCCCCGCGTTGTACGCGAAGGACTCGAGGACGTGGCGGGTCAGCGACCCGACGAAGTTGCCACCGATGATCACGTGCTCCTGACCGGCGGGCTCTCCGGTGTGCACGACGTAGGGGCGACCGGCGACGTCGACGACGGCGTGGACGAGCGCCTCGTCGAGCGGGACGGTGGCGTCGCCGAACCGACTGATCCCCCTCTTGTCACCGAGGGCCTCACGGACCGCTTGGCCGAGGACGATCGCGACGTCCTCGACGGTGTGGTGCGCGTCGACGTCGACGTCACCGTCGGCGTGCACGGTGAGGTCGATGAGGCTGTGCTTGGCCAGCGACAGCAGCATGTGGTCGTAGAAGCGGACCCCGGTCGAGACGTCGCCCACGCCGGAGCCGTCCAGGTCCACGGTCACCTCGACGCGGGACTCGGACGTACCTCGGCGCACCGTGGCGGTGCGGGACTGGCTGCTCACGGGTTCTCCTTCGTCGACGTGTGGGCGGGGGCCAGCCTGGCCATCGCCGTCAGGAACCGGCTCGTCTCCTCCGGCGTGCCCGCCGTGACGCGCAGGTGGTTCGGGATGCCGACGTCGCGGACGAGGATCCCTTCGTCGAGCAGAGCCTGCCACGTGGCCGGGGCATCGGCGAGCCCACCGAAGAGGACGAAGTTGGCATCGCTCGGTACGGGCGTCAGGCCGAGCCCGGAGAGCTCGGTGACGATGCGGTCGCGCTGTGCCTTGATCGCCTCGACCGTCTCGAGGAGGAGGTCGGCGTGCTCGAGCGCGACGCGGGCGATCGTCTGGGTGGGTGTGGACAGGTGGTATGGCAGGCGCACCAGGCGGAGGGCGTCGACGACGTCGGGGTTCGCTGCGAGGTAGCCGAGACGGCCACCGGCGAGCGTGAAGGCCTTGCTCATGGTGCGGGTGACGACCAGCCGCGGGTGGCCGGCGAGCAGCGACAGCGCGGTCGGCGTGCCCGGGCGCGCGAACTCCGCATAGGCCTCGTCGACGATCACGAGGGCGCGCGGAGCGGCCTCGAGCATCGCCTCGATGACCTCGAAGGGCAGGGCCGTCCCGGTCGGGTTGTTGGGCGAGCAGAGGAAGACCAGGTGCGGGTCGACCTCCGTCGCCTGCTGCACCGCCGACTCGACGGTGAGGTCGAAGGTCTGCGCATCGCGCTGCCCGTCGACCCACCGGGTCCCGAGGGTCTCGGTGATGATCGGGTGCATCGAGTAGGCAGGGGTGAACCCCAGTGCGATGCGCCCGGAACCGCCGAAGGCCTGGACCAGGTGCTGCAGCACCTCGTTGCTGCCGTTACCGGCCCACAGCTGCTCGGGGCGGAAGGTGACGCCCGACTGCCGTGCCAGGTAGTCCCCGAGCGCCTTGCGCAGGGCCGTGAACTCACGGTCGGGGTACCGGTTGAGCCCCGACAGCTCCTCCGCCAGCTCGGCGACGACGGCCCGGACGACCTCGTCGGGGACGGGGTAGGAGGACTCGTTGGTGTTCAGCTGGACGTCGACGTCGAGCTGCGGCGCGCCGTAGGGGGTACGTCCCCTCAGCTCGGGCCGCAGCAGCTGCTCGATCTCGCTCACCGCTGCCCCTCCCTCGTCGTGCGTGCGGACACGGCCTCACCGTGGGCGGGCAGGTCCTCGGCGTCGGCGAGGGCGAGCACGTGCGGGCCGACGTCGGCGAGGGCCTCACGGGTGTACTCCACGACGTGGATGCCCTTGAGGAAGGACTGGACCGACAGGCCGCTGCTGTGCGCCGCGCTGCCCCCGGTCGGCAGGACGTGGTTGGACCCGGCGGCGTAGTCGCCGAGGCTGACCGGGGACCAGGGGCCGACGAAGATCGCACCGGCGTTGCGCACGCGGGCGGCGACCGCTGCGGCGTCGTCGGTGATGACCTCGAGGTGCTCTGCCGCGTACGCGTCGACGACGCGCAGCCCGGCATCGAGGTCGTCGACGAGGACGATGGCGGACTGGCGACCGCCCAGTGCCTCGGCGACCCGCTCGCTGTGCTTGGTCGCGGCAGCACGACGCTCCACGACCGCGGCGACGGCATCGGCGAGCTCGGTCGAGTCGGTGACGAGGACGGACCCGGCCAGCGGGTCGTGCTCGGCCTGGCTGATCAGGTCGGCGGCGACGTACTCGGGGTCGGCACCGGCATCGGCCAGGATCGCGATCTCGGTCGGTCCGGCCTCGGCGTCGATGCCGATGAGACCCTTGAGCAGCCGCTTGGCGGCGGCGACGTAGACGTTGCCGGGACCGGTGACGAGGCTGACCGGCTGGCACTCTCCCCCTTCGCCCTCGTCGACGAAGCCGTGCGCGAAGCCGGCCACGGCCTGCGCCCCGCCCATGGACCAGACCTCGTCGACGCCGAGGAGGGCGCACGCGGCGAGGATCGTCGGGTGCGGATAGCCCGCGAAGACGCCGACGTTCTCCTTCTGCGGCGGACTGGCGACGGCGACGGAGCCGACCTCCGCCAGCTGCGCGGGCACGACGTTCATCACGACCGAGGAGGGGTAGACCGCCCGGCCGCCGGGGACGTAGAGGCCGACCCGCTCGACGGGGACCCACCGCTCGGTGACGACGCCGCCGGGCACGACCTGGGTGGTCGTCTCGGACCGGCGCTGGGCCGCGTGCACGGTGCGGGCCCGGTCGATGGACACCTCGAGGGCGGCCCGCACGTCCGGGTCGAGCGCCTCGACCGCCGCCTCGAGGACGTCCTGCGGGACGCGAAGGGAGGTCGGGCGCACCCCGTCGAAGCGCTCGGCGAAGTCGTAGAGCGCGGCGGCGCCACGGTCATGCACCTCGTCGCAGATGGGCCGGACCGCACTGAGGGCGGCCTCGACGTCGTACTCGGCGCGCGGCAGGGCAGCACGCAGGTCCCGGGCGCCGAGGGGCTGGGAACGCAGGTCGATCGTGGCGAGCATGGGACCAGTCTAGATTCGCCGCGCGGACACTCAGTCCCGCGTCTCACCGGCACCCGGCCCGCGTGTGGCCGGGATCACTCCTCGCCGTAGAAGACGCGGTCGACCACGTGGCGTGCGTGCCGGGCGGTACGACGGTAGGACTCGGCGAGCGCCAGCCCGGACTGCGGCTCCATCCCGACGATCCGCCCGACCCCGTCCGCCTCGAGCAGGTTCGAGGGGACCGAGTCGACCGGACGCCCGCGGAAGAGCATCCCCGCGTTGCGCAGCAGCGAGGCCATCGACCAGGCCTCCCGGAGCACGAGCTCGTCCTCCTCCGAGAGCAGCCCTGCCTCGACCGCGGCGGTCATGGCCGGCAGCGTCCGGGGCGTGCGCAGTCCGGCGTGCTCGTAGGCGTGCTGCAGCTGGATCAGCTGGATCGACCACTCGACGTCCGAGAGGCCGCCCATCCCGAGCTTGAAGTGGGCCCGACGGTCGGCGCCGCGGGGCAGTCGCTCGGCCTCCATACGTGCCTTGAGACGCCGCACCTCGCGGACCTGGCGCTGGTCCAGACCACCCTCCGGCCACCGGATGGGGTCGACGAGGGTGATGAAGCGCTCCCCGAGGGCCACATCCCCGGCCACCACCCGGGCCCGCAGCAGCGCCTGGGCCTCCCACGTGTGCGACCAGCGCTCGTAGTACGCGGCGTACGAGGCCAGGGAGCGGATCATCGGGCCGTTCTTGCCCTCGGGCCGCAGGTCCGCATCCAGCCCGAGCGGCGGATCGGACCCCGCCGCGCCGAGGAGTCGCCGCAGCTCGGTGACGACGGCGAGCGCGGCCTCCTGGGCGGCCTGCTCGTCGACACCCGGGTGCGGCTCGTGGACGTAGAGCACGTCCGCGTCGGAGGAGTAGCCCAGCTCACGACCGCCGAGGCGTCCCATCCCGATGATGACGATGTCGGTCCCGAGGGCCTCGCCGCGCTGCGCGGCCACGTGGGCGGCGGTCACCTCGAGGGAGGCCTCGATCGTCGCCTCGCTGACCTCGGTCAGCGCCTCCCCCACGAGGTCGAGCGCGAGCCGGTCCTCGAGGTCGGCGACGGCGATGCGGAAGATCTCCGCGCGCCGGATCGCCCGGATCGCTGCGACCGCGGAGTCCGTGGAGTCCTTGCGTCCGGCGGCCGAGCGCATCCGCCGCAGCAGCTCCTCGCGGGTGCGGGGTCGCAGGCCGTCCCCCTCCCCGAGCATCTGCACCGCTTCCGGGCTGACGAGCAGCAGGTCCCCGGCGAAGCGGCTGGCGCCCAGCGCGTGGGCGAGGATCTGCGCGGCCTCCCCCTCGTCGCGGAGCAGGCGCAGGTACCAGTGGGTGGCGCCGAGCTCCTCGCTGACCTTGCGGAACGCGAGCAGGCCGGCGTCCGGGTCGGCCATCTCGGCGAACCACTCGAGCATCACCGGCAGCAGCTGGCGCTGGATGGCCGCCCGGCGGCTCATGCCCTCGGTGAGGACCTCGATGTGCCGCAGGGCACCGGCCGGGTCGCGGTAGCCGAGCGCGCTCAGACGCTCCCGGGCCGCGTCCGGGGTGAGCCGAGCCTCGGCCGCGCTCAGTCGCGCGACGGCCGAGAGCAGCGGGCGGTAGAAGAGGCGCTGGTGGAGGCGACGCACCTCGCGCGAGTGCCGCGCGCGCAGGGCCACGATCTTCGTCTGCGGCTCGTCCCACAGCAGGAGCGAGCGTCCGAGGCGGCGCAGGTCGGCCTCCGACGTCGGCATGAGGTGGGTGCGCCGCAGGTGGTGCAGCTGCACCCGGTGCTCGATGGTGCGCAGCACGCGGTAGGCCTCGTCGAGGACGACGGCGTCGTCGCGGCCGACGTACCCACCTGCGGACAGCGCCGCCAGGGCCTCCAGCGTGGTGCGCGAGCGGAGGCCCTCGTCGGTGCGGCCGTGGACGAGCTGGAGGAGCTGGACGGAGAACTCCACGTCGCGCAGCCCACCGGGGCCGAGCTTGAGCTGTCGCTTCGCCTCGGCACGGGGGATGTGCTCCTCGACGCGCCGGCGCATCGCCTGGACGTCGACGACGAAGTCCTCGCGCGATGCCGCCTGCCACACGAGCGGGCCGACCTCGGCGAGGTACTCGGCGCCCAGGCTCGCGTCGCCGGCGAGGTGGCGGGCCTTGAGCAGTGCCTGGAACTCCCACGTCTTGGCCCACCGCTCGTAGTACGTGCGGTGGCTGGCGACGGTCCGCACCAGCGGGCCCTGCTTGCCCTCGGGGCGCAGGGCCGCGTCGACCTGCCACAGCGTGCCGTAGGCGGTCACGTCGCTGCACACGTGCATCACCCGGGTGGCGATGCGAGTTGCGGTCTCCAGCGCGGCGGCCTCGTCGGCGCCGTCGACCGGCTCGGCGACGAAGATGACGTCGACGTCGGAGATGTAGTTCAGCTCCCGGCCCCCGGCCTTGCCCATGCCGATGACGGCGAAGCGGACCAGCTCGCCACGCTCCCCCTGCTCCTCGACGGCGATGCGCACGGCGGCCTCGAGCGCCGACCCGGCCAGGTCGGCGAGCGCGGCCGCCGTGTCCGGCAGGTCCGCGACGGGGTCCTCGCCCGTGACGTCGATCGCCGTGATCCCGAGCAGCTGGCGACGGTAGGCCACCCGCATCGCGTCCTGCGGCTCGAGCTCGCCCGGGTCGGCGATCTCCGCGAGCACGGCCTCGGTGCGTTCCTCCGGGGTCATCGGCTCGGCGTCGACCGCGTCGCGCCACTGCTCGGGATGGGCGACGAGATGGTCCACGAGTGCCGTGGACGCCCCCAGCACGCCGACGACCCGGTCGCGCACCCGCGCGTCCTCGCGCAGTGCCCTGCGCAGCTCCTCGGCCCCCTCGCCGGCGGACTCGAGCACCCGGACCAGCCCCAGCAGGGCACCGTCCGGATCGGCCGCTCGCGTCAGCGCCCGGATCAGCCGGTCCTGCTCGGCCCCCTCGGGGAGGTCGAGCGCGGGGTCGGCGAGCAGGCGCTCGGAGCGGCGGGTGTCGGTGAATCCGCGCCGGGCGAGCGTGGGTTCGGAACGTTGTGTCGGGGTCACGGGGTGCTCACAAACGCGGCAGCAGGCGTTCCAGCTCGAAGGGGGTCACCTGGTGGCGGTAGTCGGCCCACTCCTGGCGCTTGTTGCGCAGGAAGAAGTCGAAGACGTGCTCCCCGAGGGTCTCGGCGACCAGCTCGCTCTCCTCCATCGCCTCGATGGCCTCGGAGAGGCTCCCCGGCAGCGGTCGGATCCCCATCGCGCGGCGCTCGCGGTCGGTCAGCCCCCACACGTCGTCCTCGGTCTCGACGGGCAGCTCGTAGCCCTCCTCGATGCCCTTCAGCCCGGCGGCGAGCATCACGGCGAAGGCGAGGTAGGGGTTGCAGGCCGCGTCCAGGCTGCGCAGCTCGACCCGGCTGGAGTTGCCCTTGTCCGGCTTGTACATCGGCACCCGGACCATGGCCGAGCGGTTGTTGTGGCCCCAGGTCAGGTGGGCGGGTGCCTCGCCGCCGCCCCAGAGCCGCTTGTAGCTGTTGACCCACTGGTTGGTCACGGCGGTGAACTCCCGACCGTGGCGCAGCAGTCCGGCGATGAACTGCCGACCGACCTTGCTCAGCTGGTAGGGCGCTCCCGGCTCGTAGAAGGCATTCGTGTCCCCCTCGAAGAGCGACATGTGGGTGTGCATCCCGCTGCCGGGGTGCTCGGCGAAGACCTTGGGCATGAAGGTCGCGTAGACCCCCTGCTCGAGGGCGACCTCCTTGATGACGGTCCGGAAGGTCATGACGTTGTCCGCGGTGGAGAGCGCGTCGGCGTAGCGCAGGTCGATCTCGTTCTGCCCCGGTGCGCCCTCGTGGTGGCTGAACTCGACGGAGATCCCCACCGACTCGAGCATCGTGATGGCCCGGCGGCGGAAGTCGTGGGCCTCCCCCTTCGGCACGTGGTCGAAGTACCCGGCGTCGTCGACCGGCACCGGCCGGCCGGTGCGCACGCTGTCCAGCTGGAGCAGGAAGAACTCGATCTCGGGGTGGATGTAGAAGGTGAAGCCCATCTCCCCCGCCTTGTCGAGGGTGCGCCGCAGCACGTAGCGCGCATCCGACAGCGAGGGGGTGCCGTCCGGCAGGTGGATGTCGCAGAACATGCGGGCAGTCCCCGGCGACTCACCGCGCCACGGCAGCACCTGGAAGGTCGCCGGATCCGGCTGGGCGAGCATGTCCGCCTCGTAGACCCGCGTGAAGCCCTCGATGGCCGACCCGTCGAAGCCGATGCCCTCGGCGAAGGCCCCCTCGAGCTCCGCGGGCGCGATGGCCACTGACTTCAGGGTGCCGAGGACATCCGTGAACCAGAGCCGGACGAACCGGATGTCGCGTTCCTCGATGGTCCGGAGGACGAACTCCTGCTGACGATCCATGCGCCCATCCTGCCCCACGACGGGGGCGCCCTCACGCGGGACCGCCGGACGGGATTCGCTGCAGCACACGGACAGGCAGCGAGGGACCCCGCCGGGACGTGCTCCGGCGGGGCCCCTCGTGTGCCTGCTGGTCGATCAGTTGGCGGTGGTACCCGCCTTGACGTCGACGACCAGCTGGTCCTTGTGGGACAGCTCGGACATGACCTCGATCGTCGTGCCCGACCCGGCGACCTTCGTCGAGGCCAGCGGGCTGTCCTCGTCCCAGTAGCGCTCCGGGTCCGTGTCGTCGAAGAGCGGGATACCCGCCCTCGAGGAGACCGTCTCCGGGACGCCGTTGTTGTGGAAGGTCACCTCGTCCGTGCGCTGCGTGCCGAACGTCGCGTCGAAGGGCGCACGGCGGTTGCCGAGGGTCGCGCCGTTGTCGAAGACGATCGGTGCCGGACGGGCGTCCACCGGGAGCACCTGGCCGTATCCGGGGTGCTGGCTGGTGTTGTTGTCGCCGTAGGCGTTGTTGACGTACCAGACGAGCATGCCGTCTTGGTACGGGAAGCGCTCCACCCAGTTCGGTCGGGTCGAGCCCCAGCCGAAGTTGTACGGGCCCGTCTTCAGGTACTGGTCGTACCCGGAGTACGTGCGGTTCTCGGCGAGGTAGTAGTTCTGCACCTTCTCGTCGGTGGAGCCGCTCATCCGGGTGAACCCGTCCGCGGTCCAGCCGTTGTCCCCGGACTCCACGTCGTCGGCGAAGACCGTGGTCCCGTCGACCTCGACCTCGATGTCGTCGATGAAGGCACCGTCCATGACAAGGCCACCGTCGGACTGGTAGCGCCAGCGGAACTGCACCGGCTGCCCGACGAACTGGCTCAGGTCGTACTGCACCTGGTTCCAGGAGAGGTCACCGCCGTCGCGGACCGCGATCTCGGTCCAGGACTCACCGCCGTCGGTCGAGACCTCCGTGTAGAGGAAGTCGTAATCGACCTCGATCTCGGAGGCGATGTACGCGGAGACCGTGGCGCTCGAGGCGTCGGTCAGGTCGATCTCGCGGGTGAGCGTGTTGTTGAGGTTGTTGTCCGCACCGGACCACCACTCGTAGCTCCCGGAGCGCGGGGTGTTGTACTCCGTCGTCACGGTCTGCTCGGGCAGCAGCACCGCAAGGGCCTGCGACAGCTTGTTGTGGTCGCGGTCGGCGGGACCGAGCCGCGCGGTCTTCTGCTCGCCGGGCCGGACCACGTCGTAGTCGAGCCAGCCGAGCTGCAGCTTCTCCCAGGCACCCATGTAGCCGGGCTTGGACCCGATGTCGTCGGTGCCGTCGTTGAGCCACGAGCCGGAGGACATCAGCGACCAGAAGGCGACGCTGTTGTCCCCACCGGCGGTGTCGTAGAGGTCCGGCAGACCGAGGTCGTGCGAGAACTCGTGGGTGAAGACACCCAGGCCGCCGTTCTCCGGCTCGGTCGTGTAGTCACCGATCCAGATGCCCGAGTCACCGAGCTGCACACCGCCGAGCGGGTTGCCCTCCGGGCCGGACTTGCCGATCCCGTTGGAGAAGGCGTACCAGCGGTGGCTCCAGATGGCGTCCTCGCCCTGGGCGCCGCCGCCGGCCTCCTCGCCCTCACCGGCGTGGATGGCCTGGAAGTGGTCGATGTACCCGTCGGGCTCGTTGAAGTCGCCGTCACCGTCGTGGTCGTAGCGGTCCCAGACGTCGTACTGTCCCAGGTACTCCTGGATCTCGGCGTCGGTCCTGCCCTGCGCCTTCTGGTCCTCGTACCACGCGTCGGCCGTGTCCTGGATGAAGCTCCAGTAGCCGTCGGCCACGCTGGTGCCGTCGCCCTGCACCGGGTTGTGGCCGTACCTGGCCTCGTTGTACGGCACGGTGACCCAGTTGCTGACGTCCCCGTCGGTCATGAACCGGCCGTTGGACTGCTTGAGGAAGAAGTCGCGGAAGGACTCCTTGCCGTCCGCGAACATCAGGTCCATGTAGTGGTCCCGGTTGAAGTCCTCGGTCCAGATGGTCGAGTTGTCGTCCGTCGTGCCACCGTCCCAGTCGCGGTCCGGCTCGGCGATCTGGTTGTGCTCGGGACCGGCCTCGCCCCCGGTCGCCGGGAGGGTCTGGTCGCCGAACTCGGCGAGGATCGTGAAGACCGAGGCCTCTCGGTCGACGTCGTACTGGACGTACTTCGTGGGGGGCGGCTTGCCCCGGCCGTCCTTCGCGGCCGAGCTGTCGGAGGACTCGCCGGTCAGCGCGATGACGTTCGAGCCGTTCTTCGACACGACCTTCGCCTCGCCCTTGAGCAGCTGGGTGACGGCGTCCTTGCGCAGTGCGCGCTGGGCGTCACCGAGGGGGTTGGGCAGGTCGTCGGCACGGGCCGACGAGGGGTTGTCCTCCTGGGGTGGCACGCCCCCACCGGCCCCCTGCGCGCTCGCCGACAGGGGCATGAGCGCGAGCACGAGAGCGGATGCGGCGAGGCCGGACACGACATGGGTGTGGCGTCTCTTCACGGATCCTCCTGTTTTTGTGTGGCTGGTGGCCACAGCGGTG
Above is a window of Janibacter cremeus DNA encoding:
- the hisD gene encoding histidinol dehydrogenase; the encoded protein is MLATIDLRSQPLGARDLRAALPRAEYDVEAALSAVRPICDEVHDRGAAALYDFAERFDGVRPTSLRVPQDVLEAAVEALDPDVRAALEVSIDRARTVHAAQRRSETTTQVVPGGVVTERWVPVERVGLYVPGGRAVYPSSVVMNVVPAQLAEVGSVAVASPPQKENVGVFAGYPHPTILAACALLGVDEVWSMGGAQAVAGFAHGFVDEGEGGECQPVSLVTGPGNVYVAAAKRLLKGLIGIDAEAGPTEIAILADAGADPEYVAADLISQAEHDPLAGSVLVTDSTELADAVAAVVERRAAATKHSERVAEALGGRQSAIVLVDDLDAGLRVVDAYAAEHLEVITDDAAAVAARVRNAGAIFVGPWSPVSLGDYAAGSNHVLPTGGSAAHSSGLSVQSFLKGIHVVEYTREALADVGPHVLALADAEDLPAHGEAVSARTTREGQR
- a CDS encoding SseB family protein, yielding MTTPGDSAGVPWQGRELPTGGFAGDTGTADPRLMRALTTGGEDDVMRALATARLLVPVTAVAGELGEGADGHVSDKEADMAVALLDHPDGRRALPVFTSMEALAAFSTSMRPVAVEAPRAAQAAVSERADLIVLDCASEQAFEVRASMVWALAQQREWLPAHEDPFVEDAVARVCSTRAEVSGHALSAGAPDGQGVLQVELSLVPGLTQEGIEQLVTSIAEELATDGELRARVDGLSFTIT
- the hisH gene encoding imidazole glycerol phosphate synthase subunit HisH, which codes for MTMPRVAVLDYGSGNVHSVVRALGHVGADVELTADRERVVSADGLLVPGVGNFHACMAGLEAVDGAALVDARLAGGRPVLGVCVGMQVMFDGSDEPSGSAPPRPGLAQWPGTVSRLRAPVVPHMGWSTITAAEGSVLFSGIEEERFYFVHSYAVVDWVLRVAPGGLAAAAPRVTWSEHGSPFVAAVENGPLSATQFHPEKSGDAGLHLLKNWVMSL
- a CDS encoding histidinol-phosphate transaminase; amino-acid sequence: MSEIEQLLRPELRGRTPYGAPQLDVDVQLNTNESSYPVPDEVVRAVVAELAEELSGLNRYPDREFTALRKALGDYLARQSGVTFRPEQLWAGNGSNEVLQHLVQAFGGSGRIALGFTPAYSMHPIITETLGTRWVDGQRDAQTFDLTVESAVQQATEVDPHLVFLCSPNNPTGTALPFEVIEAMLEAAPRALVIVDEAYAEFARPGTPTALSLLAGHPRLVVTRTMSKAFTLAGGRLGYLAANPDVVDALRLVRLPYHLSTPTQTIARVALEHADLLLETVEAIKAQRDRIVTELSGLGLTPVPSDANFVLFGGLADAPATWQALLDEGILVRDVGIPNHLRVTAGTPEETSRFLTAMARLAPAHTSTKENP
- the hisB gene encoding imidazoleglycerol-phosphate dehydratase HisB — encoded protein: MSSQSRTATVRRGTSESRVEVTVDLDGSGVGDVSTGVRFYDHMLLSLAKHSLIDLTVHADGDVDVDAHHTVEDVAIVLGQAVREALGDKRGISRFGDATVPLDEALVHAVVDVAGRPYVVHTGEPAGQEHVIIGGNFVGSLTRHVLESFAYNAGIALHVRVLDGRDPHHIVEAQFKALARALRTAVAHDPRVSGIPSAKGAL
- the infC gene encoding translation initiation factor IF-3, producing MSEPRINDRIRVPEVRLVGPNGEQVGIVRVEDALRLAAEADLDLVEVAPMAKPPVAKLMDFGKYKYEAAMKAREARKNQVNTVIKEIKLRPKIDSHDYGTKKGHVERFLSAGDKVKVTIMFRGREQSRPELGFRLLQRLAEDVVELGTVESAPKQDGRNMVMVLGPTKKKSEARAEARRKKDDQAAAKAAAESKDSDAPAES
- the priA gene encoding bifunctional 1-(5-phosphoribosyl)-5-((5-phosphoribosylamino)methylideneamino)imidazole-4-carboxamide isomerase/phosphoribosylanthranilate isomerase PriA codes for the protein MTTTETPRLELLPAVDVRGGRAVQLQQGISGSGWDFGDPLQAAQAWQEQGAEWIHLVDLDAAFGEGSNRDLLSGIVGGLDLKVELSGGIRDQDSLTAALDSGCARVNLGTAALENPEWTARAIAEHGDRIAVGLDVRGTTLAARGWTRDGGDLWETLARLDSEGCSRYVVTDVAKDGMLAGPNLELLRSVCEATSAKVVASGGVTTREDVVALRELVPVGVEGAIIGSALYKGTVTLTEALDAAGRP